The sequence below is a genomic window from Patescibacteria group bacterium.
TAGTTTTGGGTAGTTTTGGATAGCTCTCGTCCATCGACTCCTTTATAGCGATTAAGCCATTTTCGCCACTTAGTTATGGTATCGATATCTATCTCTCGGGCCTTAATATCCCCCTTGAATTCGTAGAATCGGTTCAGGTACAGAGAGTAGTTTTCGATAGTCTTAAGGCTACGGCCTTTTTCGATCTCCATATATTCTAAAAATTCTGCTAAGTAATCTGAAAACATAGCCTTAGCGTAAGCCTTATTCGGCCACCAGTCAACCTACTTAAATAGCTTGAGAATATTGCCCTACAGGTGTAAAATAGGCAACTAATGCTAAGATCCATAACCGACATAAAATATTATGATGTAGTGGTGGTGGGGGCTGGCCATGCTGGCTGCGAAGCCGCGATAGCTTCATCAAGGCTAGGAGCCAAGACACTGCTTATATCCACGAGCCTCTCCAAGGTGGCTGCTTTGCCTTGCAACCCCTCGATGGCAAAGGACACCTGGTACGGGAAATAGACGCTCTGGGGGGAGCTATGGGTAAAATAACCGATGCCAGCAGTATTCAAATTAAAGAGCTCAATACCAGTAAGGGCCCTGCCGTACGAGCCTATCGCGCCCAAGTAGATATGGATCTTTATAACCAAAACATGATCAAACAGCTAGCCGAGTGTGATAATCTTGATTTTTTAGAAGACGAGGCTATTGGCATAGAACTAGATGCCAAGCAGGTGGCAGGTGTGTCCACAAAGCACAATGGCGTAGTGCCTACTAGCTCGGCGATAGTTTGTAGTGGGACTTTTCTAAATGGCGAGATATTGGTCGGAGACGATGTGATTCGCAAGGGCGGCAGGATCGATGAAGATTCCTCAATTTGTCTGAGTGATTCTTTGATCTCACTAGGGCTCAAGCGTGCCCGGCTCAAGACCGGCACACCCCCAAGAATAGCCAGGAGTAGCATCGATTATACGAAGCTTACGGTATCTAATGGTACCGATGGCGATGTCAGCTTCTCGCACCCCAACACAAGGCTAATGCCAATGGATCAGCAAGTGCCATGCTGGCTAACCTACACTACCCCCGAGACCCACAAGCTGGTTCTTGATAACCTTAGCGAGTCGCCAGTGTTTTCAGGAAAAATAACTGAGCGTTCGCCACGAAGCTGTCCTAGCCTAGATCGTAAGATATCTAATTTCCCAGATAGACAGCGTCATCCAATATTCATCGAGCCAGTTGGAAGGCTGGATGGTCCATTTGGCGAGTGGATGTACATCCAGGGTGCCTCGTTGGCATTCCCAGAGGCGCTCCAGGAGTCTATAATCCGAACTATTCCGGGCCTCGAGAACGCAGTATTTATAAGATACGGTTATGCCGTAGTATATGATTATTTTTTGCCTCACCAGCTAAAGCTAACTTTAGAAACCAAACTTGTCTCGGGGCTGTATTTAGCAGGCCAGCTAAATGGCACTACAGGCTACGAGGAGGCTGCCGCACAGGGCTTGATGGCAGGCATTAATGCCGCCCAAAAAGTTCAATCCAAGGAGCCTTTCATAATAGATCGCAGCCAGGCCTATATTGGTGTACTTATTGAGGATCTAGTGACCAAGGTTCATGTCGAGCCATACCGCATGTTCACTAGCAGGGCTGAGTACCGTTTGCTGCTTCGCAATGACAATGCCGATCTTAGGCTCAGTGCCAAGGGCCATAGCATTGGCTTGCTTTCAGATAAGCAGATGGCCCGAGTAAATAATAAGCAGCGTGCCATAGATAGCTCTATCGCACTACTAAAAAAGCATAGGGTAGTATTAAATGACAAAACTATTTCGGCCTACAATTATCTTGCCAGGCCCGAAAACACAATTAGCACTCTGGCATCCGAGCTGGGGGTTGAGGTAAGTGGTGGCATAGCCGAGCAGGTGGTTTCGGAGGTGAAGTATAGCGGGTATTTTGAAAAGCAAAAGCGCCAGGCCGAAAAGCTTCGGGATCGCCAAGCCCAAGAGCTCCCGGCGGAGCTCGACTATAGCGTATTACCAGGCCTCCGAAACGAAGCACGAGCCAGGCTTTTGGAGGTGGCACCTGTAAACTTAGCCCAGGCAAGCCAGATACAAGGCGTGACCCCAGCGGACCTGACAATAATACTCATTGCTGCACACAAGCTTAGCAAGACTGCCAGATAGTCTGCTATAATATTGAACATGTTTGACCTAGATAGCTTACTTAGAACAGTCGGATACGCAGGGATATTCGCGATAGTATTTGCCGAATCAGGACTACTGGTAGGGTTCTTTTTGCCAGGTGATAGTCTGCTTTTTACGGCTGGCTTTTTAGCATCTCAAGGATTTTTTGATATCTTCATACTTTGCATCATAACCTTTGTCGCAGCTGTGGTGGGGGACAATGTAGGTTACCTTTTCGGACGCAGAGCAGGACCTAAAGTATTTAAAAAGGAAGATTCCCTAGTGTTTAGCAAATCTAATATTGATAAGTCCACGGCATTTTATGAAAAACACGGCGGTAAGACTATTGTTTTGGCCAGATTTATTCCTGTAGTAAGGACTTTTGCCCCAGTCATCGCAGGCGTAGGTAAAATGGACTATAAAAAGTTCCTGCTTTTTAATGTTTTGGGTGGGTTGATATGGGCTGTTGGTGTAACTGCGCTAGGATAT
It includes:
- a CDS encoding VTT domain-containing protein, with protein sequence MFDLDSLLRTVGYAGIFAIVFAESGLLVGFFLPGDSLLFTAGFLASQGFFDIFILCIITFVAAVVGDNVGYLFGRRAGPKVFKKEDSLVFSKSNIDKSTAFYEKHGGKTIVLARFIPVVRTFAPVIAGVGKMDYKKFLLFNVLGGLIWAVGVTALGYFLGNIIPDVDKYLLPIAALIILVSIAPALWHLLKDQEKRAEYLKRIKQSASKIKSSTGRRSSK